The Deltaproteobacteria bacterium genomic sequence CCGCGGCGAAATCCCTGCGTGGCGACGTGGCCGTGCGCGCCGGAGACATGGCCGTGACGCTGCGTTTCGGCGGCGGCCGGCTCACGATCGTGCGCGGCGACAGCCCATCGGCGCGAGCCCGCGTCGCGGGCACCATGACCGCGCTGCTCGGCGTCGTGCTGCGTCAGGGGATGGTGCGCGCGTTTTTTGCCGGCAAGCTGCGCATCGGCGGCAACCCTTTCGTGCTGCTGCGCATCCTGCCGCTCATCCGCGAACCGCAAGTCCGCGAACCGCAAGTCCGAGAACCACAAGTCCGAGAACCACAAGTCCGAGAACCACAGGCCGGCGAAACGAGGTGACCCATGCTGGACGTATTTGAACGAATCGTCGGTTCCGAAAACGTCATGCGCGACCCCGCCGCGCTCACGCCTTACCGCGACGACTACACCGAGATCGACGCCGTCGATCCCGCGTGCGTCGTCTTCGCGACCGAGACCGCGCAGATCCAGGCCATCGTGCGCGCGTGCGCCGAGCGACGCATGCCGATCACGGCCCGCGTGGCCGGCACCAACGTCGGCGGCCTCGCGATTCCGTCGCCCGGCGGCGTGGTGCTCGATCTGTCGCGCATGAACCGCGTCCTCGACGTCAGCGACGCCGACATGTACGCCGTCATCGAGCCCGGCGTGACGCAGCAACAAATGAAGGACCACCTCGCCGCGCACAACCCGTCGCTCACGCTCGGGTTTTCGCTCGCGCCGCCGCACACCTCCGTCTTCGCCAACGCGCTGATGGGCGGGCTCACCAATCGCTCGCTCAAATACGGCGATCAGTCCGAGTGGATCAGCGGACTCGAGGTCGTGCGCGCCGACGGCTCGCTCCTGCGCACCGGCGCTTGGGCGCTGTCCGATATCCCCTTCGCGTGCGTACCGTTCCCCGGCGTGACGGGCATGTTCGTCGCGTGGCAGCAGACGACGGGCATCGCAACCAAAATGGCGTTTCAGCTCTGGCCGGCGCACCCGCTCAACGAACGCATCTTCATCCTCACCTACTCTCCGCGCGGCACCTACACGGCGATGGCGCGCCTGTGCCGCGCCGAGATCTGCGACGACATCGGCGGGCTGTCCTGGCCGTCGGCCAAGATGATGATGGGCGTGAAATACCCCAACCCCGTGCCCGACCCCGACGAGCCGCGCTTTTTCCTCTACGTCGATCTCACCGCCGAGACCGAGGCCGAGATGCGCGCGAAAAAGGACATCCTCTACCGCATCGTGAACGACGTGGCGGCGACCGGCGAAAAGTTCGAGGAGCCGATGGACGTGAAGACGCTGATCCGCGTGAATCCGGCGCTCTCGCCGTTTGCGGATTTCCCGACCGACCTGAAATTCCTGACCGACCACGGCGGCGGCGGGCTCAGTTGGATCGGCACCTACGGCCCGATGTCGCGCATGATCGATGCGGTCGAGGCGGGCGTCGCCGTCATGGAGCGCCACGGCTTCCCGCCCCTCATCGTCAGCCGCCCGATGCGCGGCGGACATTTCATTGTTTTCCGCCTCATCACGATCTTCGACAAAACGAAACCCGATGAGATCGCCCGCGTGCGCGCCGTGAATGAAGAGGTACTCGAACTCGCCACCGCACGCGGCTTCGTGATGTACAAAACGCCGATCTGGGCGTGGCGAAAACTCGAGGATCGTATCGATCCCGGCCTGCGTCGCCTGATGCGCGAAGTGAAGACGCTCATGGACCCCGACGGAATCTTCAATCCGGGGAAGATGGGGTTGTAGGGGGCGATCTTCGCCCTGCCTTGGATCGCGCCGTCGCGAGTTCACGCGCGCGAATGAACAATTTGGCGAGTTCCCGAAGGATGGAGAACCTGATTCGGGAACTCGCGTCATCGCGAAACACCCTAGCGTAATTCGTCACACAAATTATGCTTGCGCCGAGTCCCGAGATCGTCGAGTATCCGTGCGGAACTCCGGACATGTGTCGCAACGCGATGATTCGCTGAGCGGTTCGCAACGCCGACGACGGGGACGCATTTATGAATTTCAACCTGATCGATGATCCGTGGATTCCGATCCTGCGCCACAACGGCACGTATGAGCGCGTCGGGGCGCTGCGGGCTCTCGCCGAGGCACAAGACATTCGGCAGCTTGCCGCGCCGAACCCGATGGACCGGTTTGCCGTCTTCCGCTTTCTGCTTGCGCTCCTTTATTGGTGCCG encodes the following:
- a CDS encoding SCP2 sterol-binding domain-containing protein, translating into MSDIQPNLAPDDRVVVEDPVNMNLLGLLMRGLLSESLRDDRRYAAAKSLRGDVAVRAGDMAVTLRFGGGRLTIVRGDSPSARARVAGTMTALLGVVLRQGMVRAFFAGKLRIGGNPFVLLRILPLIREPQVREPQVREPQVREPQVREPQAGETR
- a CDS encoding FAD-binding oxidoreductase — translated: MLDVFERIVGSENVMRDPAALTPYRDDYTEIDAVDPACVVFATETAQIQAIVRACAERRMPITARVAGTNVGGLAIPSPGGVVLDLSRMNRVLDVSDADMYAVIEPGVTQQQMKDHLAAHNPSLTLGFSLAPPHTSVFANALMGGLTNRSLKYGDQSEWISGLEVVRADGSLLRTGAWALSDIPFACVPFPGVTGMFVAWQQTTGIATKMAFQLWPAHPLNERIFILTYSPRGTYTAMARLCRAEICDDIGGLSWPSAKMMMGVKYPNPVPDPDEPRFFLYVDLTAETEAEMRAKKDILYRIVNDVAATGEKFEEPMDVKTLIRVNPALSPFADFPTDLKFLTDHGGGGLSWIGTYGPMSRMIDAVEAGVAVMERHGFPPLIVSRPMRGGHFIVFRLITIFDKTKPDEIARVRAVNEEVLELATARGFVMYKTPIWAWRKLEDRIDPGLRRLMREVKTLMDPDGIFNPGKMGL